Proteins found in one Nostoc sp. NIES-3756 genomic segment:
- a CDS encoding cysteine dioxygenase family protein, protein MQGRDWLLTGDGQYQVCKSVRSWDLLQENYRLYRFLTEMEDVLEGVSDESSRLPEIRMLVRRLIVNSYWVRSQYLEPSPTTGTSVVLLYDELGFPLTVQTVTFAPGTHSNIHNHGTWGVVAVLKGQEKNTVWRRTKTPNSQDKIEPTGEIILSPGDIISLTPDAIHSVQAIGDEPTVTFNIYGETDPKQRFEFDAVTHSVKKF, encoded by the coding sequence ATGCAAGGTAGGGATTGGCTCCTGACTGGAGACGGTCAATATCAAGTGTGTAAATCTGTGCGAAGTTGGGATTTATTACAAGAGAATTATCGCCTATATCGGTTCTTAACCGAAATGGAAGATGTTCTTGAGGGGGTAAGCGATGAATCAAGTCGTTTACCCGAAATCCGAATGCTCGTAAGACGCTTGATTGTAAATTCGTACTGGGTGCGAAGTCAGTATTTAGAGCCTTCCCCAACCACAGGAACCTCTGTTGTTCTCCTATACGATGAATTGGGTTTTCCCTTGACTGTGCAAACAGTAACTTTTGCACCTGGAACCCATTCTAATATTCATAATCACGGAACCTGGGGAGTTGTAGCGGTCTTAAAAGGGCAAGAAAAAAATACTGTTTGGCGGCGCACAAAAACCCCAAATTCTCAAGACAAAATCGAACCCACGGGAGAAATTATCCTATCACCAGGAGACATTATTAGCTTAACTCCCGATGCAATTCATAGCGTCCAAGCAATAGGTGATGAACCAACTGTCACCTTTAATATCTATGGAGAAACTGACCCCAAACAAAGATTTGAGTTTGATGCAGTAACTCATAGTGTCAAGAAGTTTTAA
- a CDS encoding ArsC/Spx/MgsR family protein yields MARVIFYEKPGCKGGTRQKVLLTAAGHEVITYNLLTEPWTVERLRSFFGDRPVSEWFNRSAPQIKSGEVVPEQLDEQTALFLMLREPLLIRRPLLQVGDRREVGFDVETVDAWIGLKPVDESFRAMSESLMSQNLQGCAHGNGHSHDHHHDHQGGCNHHAQQEHR; encoded by the coding sequence ATGGCTAGAGTGATTTTCTATGAAAAACCCGGTTGTAAGGGTGGTACTCGTCAGAAGGTCTTATTAACTGCGGCTGGACATGAAGTAATCACTTACAACCTACTTACAGAACCTTGGACTGTGGAACGTCTGCGTTCATTTTTTGGCGATCGCCCTGTGTCAGAATGGTTCAATCGTTCCGCCCCACAGATAAAATCTGGCGAGGTAGTTCCCGAACAACTGGACGAACAAACCGCCTTATTCTTAATGCTGAGAGAACCTCTATTAATTCGCCGTCCTTTACTACAAGTAGGCGATCGCCGTGAGGTGGGTTTCGATGTAGAAACCGTCGATGCTTGGATTGGCTTAAAACCTGTAGATGAATCCTTCCGCGCCATGAGCGAAAGCCTCATGAGCCAAAATCTACAAGGCTGCGCCCACGGTAACGGACACAGCCACGACCACCACCACGACCATCAAGGTGGTTGCAACCATCACGCTCAACAAGAACATCGTTAG
- the cysK gene encoding cysteine synthase A, with the protein MKIANDVTELIGGTPLVKLNKIPQAEGVAARIVVKLEGMNPAASVKDRIGVSMINSAEAEGLIAPGKTILVEPTSGNTGIALAMVAAARGYRLILTMPETMSQERRAMLRAYGATLELTPGTEGMRGAIRKAEEIVANTPNAYMLQQFRNPANPKIHRETTAEEIWNDTDGEVDIVIAGVGTGGTITGIAEVIKPRKPSFQAIAVEPSNSPILSGGQAGPHKIQGIGAGFVPDVLRLELVDEVIRVSDDQAMVYGRRLAREEGLLSGISSGAALCAALQVGKRPENAGKLIVMIQPSYGERYLSTPLFQDLTAEAASVR; encoded by the coding sequence ATGAAAATTGCTAATGATGTAACGGAACTTATTGGCGGCACACCTTTAGTTAAGCTCAATAAAATTCCGCAAGCAGAAGGAGTAGCTGCCAGAATAGTTGTTAAATTAGAAGGCATGAATCCGGCTGCTTCAGTAAAAGACCGGATTGGCGTGAGTATGATTAACTCAGCCGAAGCTGAAGGTTTAATTGCACCAGGAAAAACTATTTTAGTAGAACCAACATCTGGTAATACAGGCATTGCTTTAGCGATGGTAGCCGCAGCTCGTGGCTACCGTTTAATTTTGACTATGCCAGAAACTATGAGCCAAGAAAGACGGGCAATGTTAAGGGCTTATGGTGCAACTTTGGAGTTGACACCCGGTACAGAAGGTATGCGGGGAGCCATTCGCAAAGCCGAGGAAATAGTGGCCAATACTCCCAATGCCTATATGTTGCAGCAGTTCCGTAACCCAGCAAATCCCAAAATTCACCGCGAAACTACTGCCGAGGAAATTTGGAATGATACCGACGGTGAAGTAGATATCGTCATTGCTGGAGTCGGTACTGGGGGAACGATTACAGGTATTGCAGAGGTCATTAAACCACGTAAACCGAGTTTTCAGGCGATCGCAGTTGAACCCAGCAATAGCCCCATTCTCTCCGGTGGACAAGCCGGGCCGCACAAAATCCAAGGTATCGGCGCAGGTTTCGTTCCTGATGTCCTCCGTCTAGAATTAGTCGATGAAGTCATCAGAGTCAGCGACGATCAAGCAATGGTCTACGGACGGCGTTTAGCCAGAGAAGAAGGCTTGTTATCTGGTATCTCCTCCGGTGCAGCTTTATGTGCAGCTTTACAGGTAGGGAAACGACCAGAGAATGCAGGTAAGTTAATTGTGATGATTCAACCTTCCTACGGTGAACGTTACCTCAGCACACCTTTGTTTCAAGACTTGACGGCTGAAGCTGCTAGTGTGCGGTAG
- a CDS encoding LLM class flavin-dependent oxidoreductase yields the protein MKTGLFCNYENHHQDSRRAIFEQVALVRQAEKLGFEEAWVTEHHFNEVNLSSSILLLMAHLAGVTSTIKLGTAAVLLPFHNPIRVAEDIATLDNLCSGRLLFGVAKGGPFPQHNKHFATPMGESRAMMLEALTLIQKLLYETDVSFNGQYYQCDRLTVYPKPLQREIPIYIATGDNAGIEFAAKHSFALMGGPPFALERLKKTVNTYRALNSSGGEKFVLARFFYVGKTYEEAVSEALPFIRYFSQKMQANSAQVMQNSSSGHQPFDRTNICFDEDYLLENSIIGDVATCRDKIKKFQDELDLGTLALKPSSFSLQKNQESLQRYNQEVQNYV from the coding sequence ATGAAAACTGGACTGTTCTGCAATTACGAAAATCACCACCAAGACTCGCGTCGTGCCATTTTTGAACAGGTGGCGTTAGTGCGACAAGCGGAAAAGTTAGGTTTTGAAGAAGCTTGGGTAACAGAGCATCATTTTAATGAAGTAAATCTTAGTTCGTCGATATTGCTGTTGATGGCACATTTAGCTGGTGTGACTTCAACTATCAAATTAGGGACGGCTGCGGTGTTATTACCATTCCACAACCCTATTCGGGTGGCGGAAGATATTGCTACCTTAGATAATTTGTGCAGTGGACGATTATTATTTGGTGTTGCGAAAGGGGGGCCATTTCCCCAACATAACAAGCATTTTGCCACACCGATGGGCGAATCTCGCGCCATGATGCTAGAGGCATTGACATTGATTCAAAAGCTTTTATATGAAACTGATGTATCATTTAATGGACAATATTATCAATGCGATCGCCTCACAGTTTACCCCAAACCATTACAGAGAGAAATACCTATCTATATAGCCACTGGTGATAATGCAGGTATCGAATTTGCTGCTAAACACTCCTTTGCTTTGATGGGTGGGCCACCGTTTGCTTTAGAACGATTAAAAAAGACGGTGAATACCTATCGTGCCTTAAATTCTAGTGGTGGGGAAAAATTTGTTTTAGCACGCTTCTTCTATGTAGGTAAAACTTACGAGGAAGCAGTAAGCGAGGCTTTACCTTTTATTAGGTATTTTAGCCAAAAAATGCAAGCCAATTCAGCCCAAGTAATGCAGAATAGTTCTAGTGGTCATCAGCCATTTGACCGCACCAATATTTGTTTTGACGAAGACTATTTGCTGGAAAATTCTATCATTGGTGACGTTGCTACTTGTCGAGACAAAATCAAGAAATTTCAAGACGAATTGGATCTAGGTACATTAGCGCTCAAACCCTCATCTTTTTCTCTGCAAAAAAATCAGGAAAGCTTGCAGCGCTACAACCAAGAGGTACAAAATTATGTCTAA